In Leuconostocaceae bacterium ESL0723, the following proteins share a genomic window:
- a CDS encoding ABC transporter permease, whose protein sequence is MAKYILKRLAILVFTLWVVITITFFMMHAMPGTPYNNPRLTSDMIAQLNQTYGLDKPLWQQYLSYLVNALHGDFGTSFQYQNQAVSTLIAQRLPISAELGLAALVVGVIFGMITGSFSARNQNNKIDGTLSLLSTLGLAVPSFIFAIVLLFLFGYKWPLLPVSGWGDSIGEAVMPVLSLAILPAATVSRFVRSEMIESLHSDYMQLARAKGLSAGELVNHHAYRNSMIPVLTLLGPLAANLLTGSVLVETIFSIPGIGQQFVSSIPTKDYPVIMGTTIVYSVMLMVIILITDILTALVDPRVRLQ, encoded by the coding sequence ATGGCAAAATACATTTTGAAACGTCTGGCAATCCTGGTGTTCACCCTGTGGGTGGTCATCACCATCACCTTCTTTATGATGCACGCCATGCCAGGAACGCCTTATAACAATCCCCGGCTGACCAGTGACATGATTGCCCAGTTAAATCAGACCTATGGTTTGGACAAGCCCCTCTGGCAGCAGTATCTGAGCTACCTGGTTAATGCCCTGCACGGTGACTTTGGGACTTCGTTCCAGTACCAAAACCAGGCGGTTAGCACTCTGATTGCCCAGCGCCTGCCAATTTCAGCTGAGTTGGGATTGGCCGCTCTGGTGGTCGGTGTGATTTTTGGGATGATTACCGGATCCTTCTCGGCCCGTAACCAGAACAATAAGATTGATGGCACGCTCAGTCTGCTTTCAACGCTGGGCCTGGCGGTACCAAGCTTTATCTTTGCCATCGTCTTACTCTTCCTCTTCGGGTATAAGTGGCCGCTGCTACCAGTTTCTGGTTGGGGTGATTCGATTGGTGAAGCCGTGATGCCGGTGCTGTCCCTGGCGATTTTGCCAGCAGCGACGGTCAGCCGCTTTGTCCGTTCGGAAATGATTGAATCCCTCCATTCGGACTACATGCAGTTAGCCCGGGCTAAGGGGTTGAGTGCCGGAGAACTGGTGAACCACCACGCCTACCGGAACTCAATGATTCCAGTTTTGACCCTGCTAGGACCGCTGGCCGCTAACCTTTTGACTGGTTCGGTCCTGGTGGAAACGATTTTCTCGATTCCAGGAATTGGGCAGCAGTTTGTTAGCTCGATTCCGACCAAGGATTACCCGGTTATCATGGGTACAACCATCGTCTATTCAGTGATGTTGATGGTGATTATTCTGATTACCGATATCCTGACGGCGCTGGTTGATCCGCGCGTCCGCTTGCAGTAA